A genome region from Erigeron canadensis isolate Cc75 chromosome 3, C_canadensis_v1, whole genome shotgun sequence includes the following:
- the LOC122594637 gene encoding taxadiene 5-alpha hydroxylase-like, which produces MSLILLLTILIYVYFFSRGKRYSGRLPPGSLGLPLIGQSFELLEALKTDKVDEWCRKKIAKHGLIWKASLFGYPTVVLHGVKANKFVFTCDENILTNTQPPSINRMLGINNILELTGDDHKRVRGAFVSFLKIDFLKQYVAKVDEEIQAHLMMHWHGKDEVQVQSLMKTLTFNMICSLLFGIERAKREEFLPLFQDIIKSFLAFPVNLPFFQFSRGLKSRKKLVTLLVDLIQEKRDALNKQKELQVLNPHADLITSLLSFRDEDNSITMSDDEIIDNIIIAMVAGHDTTSVLLTFLVRILANNDSIYSNILQEQEEISKCKASGEALTWEDLTKMNYTWRVASEMLRLNPPVSLTFRRVAKDFEYEGYIIPKGWQVMLFPPVTYMDDSIFQNPTLFDPARFEKDSPPPPPFSLFPFGAGRRMCPGMEFAKIETLAMIHYLVTLFKWDLVNKDESFKRIPMPEFDHGLPIRIRPIK; this is translated from the exons ATGTCATTGATATTATTGTTGacaattttaatttatgtttactTTTTCTCACGAGGTAAAAGATATTCGGGTCGACTTCCTCCAGGTTCGTTAGGACTTCCATTGATCGGGCAAAGTTTCGAGCTTCTGGAGGCTTTGAAGACCGACAAGGTAGACGAATGGTGTCGCAAAAAAATAGCTAAACACGGTCTTATTTGGAAAGCGTCTTTGTTTGGATACCCAACAGTTGTTTTACATGGTGTAAAAGCAAATAAATTTGTATTCACTTGTGATGAGAACATACTAACGAACACACAACCCCCATCTATAAATAGGATGTTGggtataaataatatattagaaTTGACTGGAGATGATCACAAACGAGTTAGAGGagcttttgtttcatttttgaaGATTGACTTTTTGAAGCAATATGTTGCAAAAGTAGATGAAGAAATCCAAGCCCACCTTATGATGCATTGGCATGGTAAAGACGAGGTCCAG GTACAAAGCCTAATGAAGACCTTAACATTCAATATGATTTGTTCACTTCTATTTGGGATTGAAAGAGCCAAAAGAGAGGAATTTCTACCCCTTTTCCaagatataattaaaagtttccTAGCATTCCCAGTAAACTTGCCCTTCTTTCAATTCAGCCGCGGGCTTAAATCAAGAAAGAAACTAGTAACGTTGCTCGTAGATCTCATACAGGAGAAAAGAGATGCACTCAACAAACAAAAAGAACTACAAGTACTTAATCCTCACGCAGACTTGATCACTTCATTGCTTAGCTTCCGTGATGAAGATAACTCGATAACAATGTCTGATGATGAAATCATTGACAACATCATCATTGCCATGGTTGCAGGGCATGATACAACCTCTGTTCTCCTTACCTTCCTTGTGAGGATTTTGGCAAACAATGACTCTATCTACTCTAACATTCTTCAAG AACAAGAAGAAATTTCCAAATGTAAAGCATCAGGGGAAGCATTGACTTGGGAAGACCTTACAAAGATGAATTACACATGGAGAGTAGCCTCCGAGATGCTTAGATTAAACCCTCCAGTGAGCTTAACCTTTCGACGAGTTGCTAAAGATTTCGAGTATGAAGGATACATAATCCCTAAAGGATGGCAA GTGATGTTGTTTCCACCCGTAACATATATGGATGATAGCATTTTTCAAAACCCAACTCTGTTTGATCCGGCCCGTTTTGAGAAAGATAGTCCGCCACCGCCACCTTTCAGTTTGTTTCCATTTGGAGCGGGCCGAAGGATGTGTCCTGGTATGGAGTTCGCGAAGATAGAAACTTTGGCCATGATTCATTATTTAGTGACATTGTTCAAGTGGGACCTTGTTAACAAAGACGAGTCCTTCAAAAGAATACCCATGCCAGAATTCGATCATGGGTTGCCTATTCGAATTAGGCCaataaaatag
- the LOC122591887 gene encoding uncharacterized GPI-anchored protein At1g61900-like codes for MAAYALHVTHPYISGLDSTPFRVLASVEPPRLNVKDSQTPSESPPLDSQPVLPLIAPSPLMPYINVGVPILSGKCPLNFSNAENVLTTTAIDCWGSLAPYLANVVCCPQLDATIKILVGQYSVSSGTLGINETHAKDCLADISQILEAQGSNENLLKICKIHPSSITRASCPVVNVTEIEKTINIPKIIKSCEKIDPVEECRHKVCQSSIMDAAVKIASKNLDMPDMVGASIPNVRLAMIDDCKKIVLRWLASKLDPTSASLALRGISSCRVNKVCPLVFPDVRNVSKECGNIVGNQKACCEAMGSYITLLQEQSFITNLQAFTCAASLGANLQKANVTANLYDICRIKLKDFSLQVGSQDSGCLFPSLPIDVIYDESSGIGFKCDLNDNVAAPWPSANAYSPAPSTDISTELPALPKAASDQRGLRSTLFISTLLIVILFLILLNLKSWNLRNVVIITGSTGVGDQRCVY; via the exons ATGGCGGCATACGCGTTGCACGTGACCCATCCTT ATATATCCGGGTTAGATAGTACCCCTTTTCGGGTACTAGCTAGTGTTGAGCCACCACGGCTAAATGTTAAGGATTCTCAGACGCCTAGTGAGTCACCGCCATTGGATTCTCAACCCGTTCTGCCCCTAATCGCGCCTTCACCTTTGATGCCATATATCAATGTTGGGGTGCCAATTTTATCGG GAAAGTGCCCATTGAACTTTTCAAATGCCGAAAATGTGTTAACCACAACAGCAATAGATTGTTGGGGTTCCCTAGCTCCATATCTAGCGAACGTAGTATGTTGTCCTCAGCTAGATGCAACAATAAAGATCCTTGTAGGCCAATATAGTGTCTCTTCTGGGACTCTTGGGATTAACGAAACTCACGCCAAGGATTGCCTCGCAGACATATCACAAATTTTAGAAGCCCAAGGTTCCAACGAAAACCTTCTAAAAATATGCAAAATCCATCCATCAAGCATAACCCGGGCTTCTTGCCCTGTAGTAAATGTTACTGAAATTGAAAAAACCATTAACATCCCTAAAATTATTAAATCGTGTGAAAAGATTGATCCTGTGGAAGAATGTCGCCATAAAGTTTGTCAGAGTTCCATAATGGATGCTGCTGTGAAGATTGCTTCAAAAAATCTAGATATGCCGGATATGGTTGGTGCTTCTATACCAAATGTTCGACTTGCTATGATTGACGATTGTAAGAAGATTGTGCTTCGATGGCTGGCAAGTAAACTTGATCCCACTTCTGCAAGTTTAGCATTAAGAGGAATATCTAGTTGCAGGGTCAACAAAG TTTGTCCGCTTGTCTTTCCTGACGTGAGGAATGTTTCGAAAGAATGTGGAAATATAGTTGGTAATCAGAAGGCATGTTGTGAGGCCATGGGGAGCTACATTACTCTATTGCAAGAACAAAGCTTCATTACAAACTTGCAAGCCTTCACTTGTGCTGCTTCTCTTGGAGCAAATTTGCAAAAAGCTAATGTCACCGCCAATTTATATGACATTTGTCGCATAAAACTCAAAGATTTCTCTCTCCAAG TTGGATCACAAG ACTCGGGCTGCCTATTTCCAAGCTTGCCTATTGACGTGATATATGATGAAAGTTCTGGGATCGGCTTCAAATGTGACCTTAATGACAATGTTGCAGCTCCATGGCCTTCAGCTAACGCTTATTCTCCCGCTCCTTCTACTGATATAA GCACAGAGCTGCCAGCACTTCCTAAAGCCGCATCTGATCAGAGGG GGCTGCGGAGTACTCTTTTCATTTCAACTTTATTG AtagtaattttgtttttaattttattaaaccTCAAATCAT GGAACCTGCGTAATGTGGTGATAATAACGGGAAGTACTGGAGTTGGTGACCAGCGAtgtgtttattaa
- the LOC122591888 gene encoding taxadiene 5-alpha hydroxylase-like: MLYLFLVSIFLYVYFFSRGKKYSGRLPPGSLGLPLIGQSFDLLKALKSDEVEEWIKKRIAKHGPIWKTRLFGYPTVVLHGIAANKFVYTCDGNILTNKQPPSISRIMGTRNIIELTGDDHKRVRGALVSFLKPDVLKQYVAKVDEEIQNHLETHWRGKNEVQVQPLIRNLTFNVICSLLIGIERGPKRDRCLPLFQDLIKSMLGIPVNLPFTKFGRGLKARKKLVTMLEDLINEKREALKEQKQQANPHKDLIASLLQSKNDDSSTMMSDEEIIDNIMVVMGAGYDTTSILLTLLMRLLANDESIYSKISEEQEEISKRKAPGEALTWEDLTQMKYTWRVASETLRIHPPVILTIRRAAQDFEYGGYIIPKGWQVMLSSSMTHNDDSIFQNPTMFDPTRFEKNAPSPPPFSLLPFGAGPRMCPGFELAKMETLVMIHRLVTMFKWELVNKDASFKRIPMPEFDQGMKVQLKPIERD; this comes from the exons ATGTTATACTTATTTTTGGTGTCAATTTTCCTTTATGTATACTTTTTTTCACGAGGCAAGAAATATTCCGGTCGATTACCCCCTGGTTCGTTGGGACTTCCTTTGATAGGTCAAAGCTTTGATCTTCTAAAAGCTTTGAAATCCGACGAGGTCGAAGAATGGATCAAAAAAAGAATTGCTAAACATGGTCCAATTTGGAAAACCAGACTATTTGGATATCCAACAGTTGTTTTACATGGTATAGCGGCAAATAAGTTTGTATACACTTGTGATGGAAACATACTCACCAACAAACAGCCACCATCTATTAGTAGGATCATGGGTACTCGTAATATAATCGAATTGACGGGTGATGATCACAAACGAGTTAGAGGCGCCTTGGTTTCTTTCTTGAAGCCTGATGTTTTGAAGCAATATGTTGCAAAAGTAGATGAAGAAATCCAAAACCACTTGGAGACGCATTGGCGTGGTAAAAATGAGGTCCAg GTGCAACCCTTGATTAGGAACTTAACCTTCAACGTAATTTGTTCACTTCTCATTGGGATCGAAAGAGGACCTAAACGAGACCGTTGTCTACCACTTTTTCAAGATCTGATCAAAAGTATGCTTGGAATTCCGGTCAACTTGCCTTTTACTAAATTTGGCCGTGGACTTAAAGCGAGGAAGAAACTAGTAACAATGCTTGAAGATCTTATAAATGAGAAACGAGAAGCACTCAAAGAGCAAAAACAACAAGCTAATCCTCATAAAGATCTTATTGCTTCGTTGCTTCAGAGTAAAAACGATGATAGCTCGACAATGATGTCTGATGAGGAGATCATTGACAACATCATGGTTGTTATGGGTGCAGGATATGATACTACATCCATTCTGCTTACACTGTTGATGAGACTTTTGGCTAACGATGAATCTATTTACTCTAAGATATCCGAAG AACAAGAAGAAATATCCAAGCGTAAAGCACCAGGGGAAGCTTTGACATGGGAAGACCTTACTCAGATGAAATACACATGGAGAGTAGCTTCCGAGACACTTAGAATACACCCTCCTGTGATTTTAACAATTCGACGAGCAGCCCAAGATTTTGAGTACGGAGGATACATTATCCCCAAAGGATGGCAA GTGATGCTTTCATCGTCAATGACGCATAATGATGATAGCATTTTCCAAAACCCAACCATGTTTGATCCGACCCGTTTTGAGAAGAAtgcaccatcaccaccacctttCAGTTTGTTGCCATTTGGAGCTGGGCCAAGGATGTGTCCTGGTTTTGAACTTGCAAAAATGGAAACTTTAGTTATGATTCATCGCTTGGTGACGATGTTCAAGTGGGAGCTTGTTAACAAAGACGCATCGTTTAAAAGAATCCCGATGCCAGAGTTTGATCAAGGGATGAAGGTTCAATTAAAGCCAATAGAAAGAGACTAG
- the LOC122594408 gene encoding cytochrome P450 716B1-like, translating into MLLLFLMSCFLYFYFLSKGKRYSGRLPPGSLGVPLIGQSFDLLKALKDDKVQEWLQERIAKHGPIWKANLFGYPTVVLHGVTANKFVYTCDGNVLTNTQPPSISRILGTSNIIELIGDDHKRVRGALVSFLKIDVLKQYVAKVDEEILHHLETHWRGKNEVQVQPLIKILTFNVICSLLFGIERGPKRERLLPLFQDMIESTLAIPINLPFTQFSRGLKARKKLVTMLLDLINEKKEAMKVQKQQANPHKDLIISLLQSNNDDSSRMMSDEEIIDNIIVVMVAGYDTTSVLLTLLTRLLANNESIYSKIAQEQEEISKSKLSGEALTWEDLTKMKYTWRVASETLRMDPPVILTFRRAAQEIEYGGYIIPKGWQVMLSASMTHNDENIFQNPTIFDPARFEKHAPSPPPFSLVPFGAGPRMCPGTELAKMETLAMIHRLVTLFKWELLSKNESFKRIPMPEFHKGLEVGLRPMEKKLYQII; encoded by the exons ATGTTATTGTTATTCTTGATGTCATGTTTCCtttatttttactttctttcAAAAGGTAAGAGATATTCTGGTCGACTTCCACCTGGTTCTTTGGGAGTCCCCTTGATAGGCCAATCCTTTGATCTTCTAAAGGCCTTGAAAGATGACAAAGTCCAAGAATGGTTGCAAGAAAGAATTGCTAAACATGGTCCTATTTGGAAAGCCAACCTTTTTGGATATCCAACTGTTGTTTTACATGGTGTAACTGCAAATAAGTTTGTATATACTTGTGACGGGAACGTACTCACCAACACACAACCACCGTCTATTAGTAGGATACTGGGTACGAGTAACATAATTGAGTTGATCGGCGATGATCATAAACGAGTTAGAGGAGCCTTGGTTTCGTTCTTGAAGATTGATGTTTTGAAACAATATGTTGCAAAAGTAGATGAAGAAATCCTACATCACCTAGAGACACATTGGCGTGGTAAAAATGAAGTCCAG GTGCAACCGTTGATTAAGATATTAACCTTCAACGTAATTTGTTCGCTTCTCTTTGGGATCGAAAGAGGACCCAAGCGAGAGCGGCTGCTACCACTGTTTCAAGATATGATTGAAAGCACGCTAGCAATTCCTATCAACTTACCATTCACTCAATTTAGTCGAGGACTCAAAGCGAGAAAGAAATTGGTAACAATGCTTCTAGATCTTATAAACGAGAAAAAGGAGGCAATGAAAGTGCAAAAACAACAAGCTAATCCTCATAAAGATCTTATTATTTCGTTGCTTCAGAGTAACAACGATGATAGCTCAAGAATGATGTCTGATGAAGAGATCATTGACAACATCATCGTTGTAATGGTTGCAGGATATGATACTACATCCGTTTTACTCACATTGTTGACGAGGCTTTTGGCTAATAACGAATCTATTTACTCTAAAATAGCTCAAg AACAAGAAGAAATTTCCAAGAGCAAACTTTCGGGAGAAGCTTTGACATGGGAAGACCTTACGAAGATGAAATACACATGGAGAGTAGCTTCCGAGACACTTAGAATGGACCCTCCTGTGATTCTAACCTTTCGACGAGCAGCCCAAGAGATCGAGTATGGTGGATACATAATTCCCAAAGGATGGCAA GTGATGCTTTCTGCATCCATGACACATAATGATGAGAACATTTTCCAAAACCCAACCATATTTGATCCGGCCCGTTTTGAGAAACAtgcaccatcaccaccacctttCAGTTTGGTGCCATTTGGAGCTGGGCCAAGGATGTGCCCTGGCACTGAGCTTGCCAAAATGGAAACTTTGGCCATGATCCATCGGTTGGTGACACTTTTCAAATGGGAGCTCCTTAGCAAAAACGAATCCTTCAAAAGAATACCAATGCCAGAATTCCATAAAGGGTTGGAGGTTGGATTAAGGCCAATGGAAAAGAAACTTTACCAAATcatataa
- the LOC122591889 gene encoding taxadiene 5-alpha hydroxylase-like yields the protein MEPKFFTMLLLFLMSCFFYVYFLSRGKRYPGRLPPGSLGLPLIGQTFDLLKALKGDKVQEWFQERIAKHGPIWKAHLFGYPTVVLHGVIANKFVYTCDGNVLSNKQPPSVSRIMGMNNIGELIGDDHKRVRGALSSFLKIDVLKEYVAKVDEEIQHHLETLWRGQNEVQVQPLIKILTFNVICSLLFGIKRGPKRERLLPLFQDMIESTLAIPVNLPFTQFGRGLRARKKLVTLLLDLISEKKEALKEQKLQANPQKDLIVSLLQSNNDDSSTMMSDEEIIDNIIVVMVAGYDTTSILLTLLMRLLANNESIYSKIAQEHEEISKRKASGEGLTWEDLTKMQYTWRVASETLRIHPPLMLTFRRAAQDIEYGGYIIPKGWQVMLSASMTHNDDSIFQNPAIFDPARFEKHAPSPPPFSLVPFGAGPRMCPGFELAKMETLAMIHRLVTLFKWDLLNKDESFKRTPLPKFDQGLQVGLRPIEKNISKSYQNEM from the exons ATGGAACCAAAGTTTTTTACAATGCTATTGTTATTCTTGATGTCATGTTTCTTTTATGTTTACTTTCTTTCAAGAGGTAAGAGATATCCTGGTCGACTCCCACCTGGTTCTTTGGGACTTCCCTTGATAGGccaaacatttgatcttttaaaGGCCTTGAAAGGTGACAAAGTCCAAGAGTGGTTTCAAGAAAGAATTGCTAAACATGGTCCTATATGGAAAGCCCATCTTTTTGGATACCCAACCGTTGTTTTACATGGTGTAATCGCAAATAAGTTTGTATATACTTGCGATGGGAACGTACTCTCCAACAAGCAACCACCATCTGTTAGTAGAATAATGGGTATGAATAATATAGGTGAATTGATCGGCGATGATCATAAACGAGTCAGAGGAGCCTTGAGTTCGTTCTTGAAGATTGATGTTTTGAAGGAATATGTTGCGAAAGTAGATGAAGAAATCCAACACCACCTAGAGACGCTTTGGCGTGGTCAAAATGAAGTCCAG gtgCAACCCTTGATAAAGATATTAACCTTCAACGTAATTTGTTCGCTTCTTTTTGGGATCAAAAGAGGACCCAAGCGAGAGCGACTACTACCACTGTTTCAAGATATGATTGAAAGTACGCTAGCGATTCCTGTCAACTTACCCTTCACTCAATTCGGTCGTGGACTTAGAGCGAGAAAGAAATTAGTAACACTGCTTCTAGATCTTATAAGTGAGAAAAAAGAGGCACTCAAAGAGCAAAAACTACAAGCTAATCCTCAAAAAGATCTTATCGTCTCGTTGCTCCAGAGTAATAACGATGATAGTTCGACAATGATGTCTGATGAGGAGATCATTGACAACATAATCGTTGTAATGGTTGCAGGATATGATACTACATCCATTCTACTCACGTTGTTGATGAGGCTTTTGGCTAATAACGAATCTATTTACTCTAAGATAGCTCaag AACATGAAGAAATTTCCAAGCGTAAAGCTTCGGGGGAAGGTTTGACATGGGAAGACCTTACCAAGATGCAGTACACATGGAGAGTAGCTTCCGAGACACTTAGAATACACCCTCCTTTGATGTTGACCTTTCGACGAGCAGCCCAAGATATTGAGTACGGAGGATACATAATTCCCAAAGGATGGCAA GTGATGCTTTCCGCCTCCATGACACATAACGATGACAGCATTTTCCAAAACCCAGCCATATTTGATCCAGCCCGTTTTGAGAAACAcgcaccatcaccaccacctttCAGTTTGGTGCCATTTGGAGCTGGGCCAAGGATGTGCCCTGGCTTTGAGCTTGCTAAAATGGAAACTTTGGCCATGATTCATCGCTTGGTGACACTCTTCAAGTGGGACCTCCTTAACAAAGACGAATCTTTCAAAAGAACACCATTGCCAAAATTTGATCAAGGGTTGCAGGTTGGATTAAGGCCAATAGAAAAAAACATTAGTAAATCATATCAGAATGAAATGTAA
- the LOC122591891 gene encoding cytochrome P450 93A3-like has translation MSDMYGYFTLFVISLISVLFFLSLSSSSKSKSRLLPSPFALPIIGHLHLLAPIPHQALHKLSTRYGPVFRFFLGSVPCLAVSSPKLAKEFLRTYENSYLDRPRNVSTVYLTYGSKDFMFAPFGSYWKLMKKLVMSELLNGRTLDLLLPVRQDETIWFINSLSQKAKVGKPVDVKGELLKLTNNVISRMLMSERCSEDDNEADDMRKLVTEISEITGKFNLADYIWFCKNLDLQGFKKRVKKIHKRFDDLIERIINEHEDERRKKKEKLDDGVKDLLDILLKILEDDTMEVKLTRDNIKAFILNLFVAGTDTSALTIEWCLAELINHPRIMDKAVEEIDRVVGKSRLLEESDIPNLPYLQAIVKEGLRLHPTAPMIPRTSTEDCIVGGYHVPAKTTVFVNVWALGRDPEHWDDPLKFCPERFEGSQVDVRGQHFHMLPFGSGRRMCPGTSLAMQIAQVTLGVMVQCFKWKVGEDGDMDRVDMEEGPGITLPRANPLVCVPVARFDSVLPSLI, from the exons ATGTCTGACATGTATGGCTACTTCACCCTGTTTGTCATTTCACTCATTTCAGTTCTGTTTTTCCTATCACTTTCTTCATCATCTAAGAGCAAATCTCGGCTCCTTCCGAGTCCTTTTGCACTTCCAATCATCGGTCACCTACACCTCTTGGCTCCAATCCCTCACCAAGCTTTACATAAACTCTCAACTCGATATGGACCCGTTTTCAGGTTCTTCCTTGGGTCGGTTCCATGTCTTGCTGTTTCCTCACCTAAATTGGCTAAAGAATTCCTTAGAACATATGAAAATTCTTACTTAGATCGACCTAGAAATGTTAGCACGGTTTACTTAACTTATGGTTCTAAAGATTTCATGTTTGCTCCTTTTGGGTCTTACTGGAAACTTATGAAGAAGCTGGTAATGTCAGAACTCTTAAATGGTCGAACGCTCGACTTGCTTCTTCCAGTTCGACAAGATGAGACTATATGGTTCATCAACTCATTGTCTCAAAAGGCTAAAGTTGGAAAGCCTGTGGATGTTAAAGGTGAACTTTTGAAGTTGACAAATAATGTGATTTCAAGAATGCTAATGAGTGAAAGGTGTTCTGAGGACGATAATGAAGCAGACGATATGAGGAAGCTTGTTACCGAGATTTCTGAGATTACTGGTAAGTTTAACTTGGCGGATTACATCTGGTTTTGTAAGAATCTTGATTTACAAGGGTTTAAAAAACGAGTGAAGAAGATCCACAAGCGGTTTGATGATTTGATAGAAAGGATCATTAATGAGCATGAAGAtgaaaggagaaagaaaaaggagaaaTTAGATGATGGAGTGAAGGACCTTCTTGATATTCTACTCAAAATATTAGAAGATGATACCATGGAGGTCAAGTTAACCAGAGACAATATTAAAGCTTTTATTCTG AATCTATTTGTTGCAGGAACAGATACATCTGCCCTTACTATAGAATGGTGTTTAGCAGAGCTAATCAACCATCCTAGGATAATGGACAAAGCAGTTGAAGAAATCGATAGAGTGGTTGGAAAATCCCGACTTTTAGAAGAATCCGACATACCAAATCTTCCATACCTCCAAGCAATAGTAAAAGAAGGCCTAAGATTACACCCTACAGCCCCAATGATCCCAAGGACCTCAACAGAAGATTGCATAGTAGGAGGCTACCATGTTCCTGCAAAAACTACTGTTTTTGTTAACGTTTGGGCTCTGGGTAGGGACCCAGAGCATTGGGACGATCCACTGAAGTTCTGTCCTGAAAGATTTGAGGGGAGTCAAGTAGATGTTAGAGGACAACACTTTCATATGTTACCGTTTGGGAGTGGGAGACGAATGTGTCCAGGAACATCGTTAGCAATGCAAATTGCGCAAGTGACATTAGGTGTGATGGTTCAGTGCTTTAAGTGGAAGGTTGGGGAAGACGGGGATATGGACCGGGTTGATATGGAAGAGGGACCAGGGATCACACTTCCTAGAGCCAATCCATTGGTATGTGTTCCTGTGGCTAGGTTCGATTCAGTACTCCCATCTCTAATATAA